In one window of Duganella dendranthematis DNA:
- a CDS encoding AAA family ATPase — translation MKALMISKDSLLHAEIAAQGSARMPPVQLVASRKGLRDAVERQLPEVPELVVLDASDIADDEGELVERLSKHYPSASFMLLTRDPQQDLLIRAMRAGMREVLPLPLVHRAFHEALDRIEVAAGLSPVREGKVLAFISCKGGSGATFLSTNFGYALAALADKKVLLIDLHGQFGDATLYVSDQKPAMTLSDICAQISRMDGAFLDSCLVHVASNFGVLAAADDPNRTVDMKPEHMDTILRIARQHYDFVVLDVGRQIDAISLRALDQADTIYPVLQLALPDIRDGRRLLDIFRSLGYPNERTRLIVNRYEKGGKLRLTDLEQALGADVVHTVPNDYLSATDSVNQGIPVLQLSRSSNVARSLAELVELVASRRVAESKGLFDRIFGRNDGG, via the coding sequence ATGAAGGCGCTGATGATCAGCAAGGACAGCCTGCTGCACGCGGAGATCGCCGCGCAAGGTTCGGCGCGCATGCCGCCGGTGCAGCTGGTGGCGTCGCGCAAAGGACTGCGCGATGCGGTGGAACGCCAACTGCCGGAAGTGCCGGAACTGGTGGTGCTGGACGCCAGCGACATCGCGGACGACGAGGGCGAACTGGTTGAACGCCTGAGCAAGCACTATCCATCCGCCAGCTTCATGCTGCTGACGCGCGATCCACAGCAAGACCTGCTGATACGCGCCATGCGCGCCGGCATGCGCGAGGTGCTGCCGCTGCCGCTGGTGCACCGCGCCTTCCATGAAGCCTTGGACCGTATCGAAGTGGCGGCTGGCCTGAGTCCCGTCCGCGAAGGCAAGGTACTGGCCTTCATCTCCTGCAAGGGCGGCAGCGGTGCGACTTTTTTGTCCACCAATTTCGGCTACGCGCTGGCCGCGCTGGCGGACAAGAAGGTGCTGCTGATCGACCTGCATGGCCAGTTTGGCGACGCTACGCTGTATGTCTCCGACCAGAAGCCGGCGATGACGCTGTCCGATATCTGCGCGCAGATAAGCCGCATGGACGGCGCCTTCCTCGATTCCTGCCTGGTGCACGTGGCCTCCAACTTTGGCGTGCTGGCGGCGGCGGACGACCCGAATCGTACGGTCGATATGAAGCCGGAGCACATGGACACCATCCTGCGCATCGCCCGCCAGCATTATGACTTTGTGGTGCTCGATGTCGGCCGCCAGATCGACGCCATCTCACTGCGCGCGCTGGACCAGGCGGACACCATCTACCCGGTGCTGCAACTGGCGCTGCCGGATATCCGCGACGGCCGCCGCCTGCTGGACATTTTCCGCTCGCTGGGCTACCCGAACGAGCGCACGCGTCTGATCGTCAACCGCTACGAGAAGGGTGGCAAGCTGCGGTTGACGGACCTGGAGCAGGCGCTCGGCGCGGACGTGGTGCACACGGTACCCAACGATTACCTGTCGGCGACCGACTCGGTCAACCAGGGCATACCGGTGCTGCAGCTTTCGCGTAGCAGCAATGTGGCGCGCAGCCTGGCGGAGTTGGTGGAACTGGTGGCGTCGCGCCGCGTGGCGGAGAGCAAAGGCCTGTTCGACCGCATCTTTGGCCGTAACGATGGAGGATGA
- a CDS encoding CpaF family protein: protein MSLRERLSHADDSHNGSNGPPGLAAAAYQELKKSMHQTILDRIDLERLKRLTPEQFKHELALLVQRIIEEERIVLNQHERHNLVLDIQHEMLGFGPLEPLLADPGVSDILVNTASKVYVERAGKLELTETTFNDNAHLMKIIEKIVSRVGRRVDESSPMVDARLPDGSRVNAIIPPLAIDGPILSIRRFAVNPLSIDNLLAYRSLTPPMVQVLQALGQAKVNILISGGTGSGKTTMLNVLSGFIPAHERIVTIEDAAELALRQPHVVRLETRPPNIEGKGEVNQRSLVRNALRMRPDRIILGEVRGPEALDMLQAMNTGHEGSLATIHSNTPRDALSRLENMVGMAGVNLTPRATRQQICSAVTVVMQVSRLTDGTRKLVSMQEVTGMEGEVIAMHEIFRFEQKGVDTHGAVQGSFYATGVRPRFADRLRMFGVGVPDSVFDPERVYE from the coding sequence ATGAGCTTACGCGAACGCCTGTCACACGCCGACGATAGCCACAACGGCAGCAACGGTCCACCGGGCCTGGCCGCCGCGGCGTATCAGGAACTGAAGAAGAGCATGCACCAGACGATCCTGGACCGCATCGACCTGGAACGACTGAAGCGCCTGACGCCGGAACAGTTCAAGCATGAGCTGGCGCTGCTGGTCCAGCGCATCATCGAGGAAGAACGCATCGTGCTCAATCAGCACGAACGGCATAATCTCGTGCTGGATATCCAGCACGAGATGCTGGGCTTTGGTCCGCTGGAGCCATTGCTGGCCGATCCTGGCGTGTCGGACATCCTGGTTAACACGGCCAGCAAGGTGTATGTGGAGCGCGCCGGCAAACTGGAACTGACCGAGACCACCTTCAACGACAACGCGCACCTGATGAAGATCATCGAGAAGATCGTCTCGCGCGTGGGCCGGCGTGTCGATGAATCCAGCCCGATGGTGGATGCGCGCCTGCCGGATGGCTCGCGCGTCAACGCCATCATCCCGCCGCTGGCGATCGATGGACCGATCCTGTCGATCCGCCGTTTTGCCGTCAACCCGCTCAGCATCGACAACCTGCTGGCGTACCGCAGCCTGACGCCGCCGATGGTGCAGGTATTGCAGGCGCTGGGGCAGGCCAAGGTCAATATCCTGATCTCCGGCGGCACCGGCTCTGGCAAGACCACCATGCTGAATGTGCTGTCCGGGTTTATTCCTGCGCATGAGCGTATCGTTACCATCGAGGATGCGGCGGAGCTGGCGTTGCGACAGCCGCATGTGGTGCGGCTGGAGACGCGGCCGCCGAATATCGAAGGCAAGGGCGAGGTCAATCAGCGTTCGCTGGTGCGCAACGCGCTGCGCATGCGGCCGGACCGCATTATCCTCGGCGAGGTGCGCGGGCCGGAAGCGCTGGACATGCTGCAGGCGATGAACACCGGTCACGAAGGCTCACTGGCTACCATCCACTCCAACACGCCGCGCGACGCCCTGTCGCGGCTGGAGAATATGGTCGGCATGGCCGGCGTGAACCTGACGCCGCGTGCCACGCGCCAGCAGATCTGCTCCGCCGTGACGGTGGTGATGCAGGTATCGCGCCTGACCGATGGCACACGCAAGCTGGTCAGCATGCAGGAAGTCACGGGCATGGAAGGCGAGGTGATTGCCATGCACGAGATTTTCCGCTTCGAGCAGAAGGGCGTGGATACGCATGGCGCGGTGCAGGGCAGTTTCTACGCCACCGGCGTGCGTCCGCGTTTTGCCGACCGGCTGCGCATGTTCGGCGTGGGCGTGCCGGACAGCGTGTTCGATCCGGAACGGGTCTACGAGTAA
- a CDS encoding type II secretion system F family protein, giving the protein MDRVFTAFAVLLFAAVILMLEGAWLWWSGAHGGAARRIAKRLRLMAATGQGGIERVDILKRRAYSSHPALDRQLRRIARLAALDRLLMQAGVRWSVAQFLGGSLVMMVVGLLLSQLVAMPFLLAAGVLAAATALPWLLLMRIRGARLRKLEQQLPEAADFLGRALRAGHSFANVMQMVGEELPDPIASEFKFAYEEINYGVPMNEALHNLALRVPLTDLRYLVIAVLIQRESGGNLAEVLGNISRLIRSRLKLLAQVRVMSAEGRMSAWVLGVLPLGVMLLMVISNPAYVRLLWTDPIGVKLMWYAFGVAVFGVLWMRKLIRIRI; this is encoded by the coding sequence ATGGACCGCGTCTTTACTGCCTTTGCCGTGTTGCTGTTCGCGGCCGTGATCCTGATGCTGGAAGGCGCCTGGCTGTGGTGGTCCGGCGCGCATGGCGGCGCGGCGCGGCGTATCGCCAAGCGTCTGCGGCTGATGGCGGCCACCGGGCAGGGCGGCATCGAGCGGGTGGATATTCTCAAGCGCCGCGCTTACAGCAGTCATCCGGCGCTGGACAGGCAGCTGCGCCGCATCGCGCGACTGGCGGCGCTGGACCGCTTGCTGATGCAGGCCGGCGTGCGTTGGTCGGTAGCCCAGTTCCTCGGCGGTTCGCTGGTGATGATGGTGGTGGGGTTGCTGCTGTCGCAGCTGGTGGCCATGCCGTTCCTGCTGGCGGCCGGCGTGTTGGCCGCTGCCACCGCTTTGCCATGGCTGCTGCTGATGCGCATCCGTGGCGCGCGCCTGCGCAAGCTGGAACAGCAGTTGCCCGAAGCGGCGGACTTCCTTGGCCGCGCACTGCGTGCCGGCCATTCCTTCGCCAACGTGATGCAGATGGTGGGCGAGGAGCTGCCGGACCCCATCGCCAGCGAATTCAAGTTCGCCTACGAAGAAATCAACTACGGCGTGCCTATGAACGAAGCCTTGCACAACCTGGCGCTGCGCGTGCCACTGACGGACTTGCGCTATCTGGTGATCGCCGTGCTGATACAGCGCGAATCCGGCGGCAACCTGGCCGAGGTACTCGGCAATATCAGCCGCCTGATACGTTCGCGTCTGAAGCTGCTGGCTCAGGTGCGGGTGATGTCTGCCGAAGGCCGCATGTCCGCCTGGGTGCTGGGCGTGCTGCCGCTGGGTGTGATGCTGCTGATGGTGATCTCTAATCCCGCCTACGTGCGCCTGCTGTGGACCGATCCAATTGGCGTCAAGTTGATGTGGTATGCGTTTGGCGTGGCGGTGTTTGGCGTGCTATGGATGCGCAAGCTGATACGCATCCGTATTTGA
- a CDS encoding type II secretion system F family protein, whose product MDGSQIIFLAIVFLVAAGVAVAALLAFSPLALRERLSEVVKPAAAAPDLVATGWVEKVAHVAQPFSRLSLPEEGWEKSPLRTRFMNAGWRSASAPSLYFAAKTVLALALPSIVALCGAIALNGPQKGFMYLLLLVAGIGYYLPNAVLAHKAAVRCRDIFENFPDALDLLTVCVEAGLSLERALAKVAGEIHIKSVALAQELQLALMEMRAGFTKERALRNLALRSGVEDVDTLVAMLIQSERFGTSMGDSLRIHSDNLRSKRSVLAEEAAAKIALKLLFPLIFCIFPTLMLVLIGPAGIQVYRMMQQTH is encoded by the coding sequence ATGGACGGATCGCAAATCATTTTCCTGGCCATTGTATTTTTGGTGGCTGCCGGTGTGGCGGTGGCTGCGCTGCTGGCATTTTCACCGCTGGCGTTGCGCGAACGTTTGAGCGAGGTGGTGAAGCCGGCTGCGGCGGCGCCCGATCTGGTGGCCACCGGCTGGGTTGAAAAAGTCGCGCACGTGGCGCAGCCGTTTTCGCGCCTGTCGCTGCCGGAGGAGGGCTGGGAGAAGTCACCGCTGCGCACGCGCTTCATGAATGCGGGCTGGCGCAGCGCATCGGCGCCGTCGCTGTATTTCGCCGCCAAGACGGTGCTGGCACTGGCGCTGCCCTCCATCGTGGCCTTGTGCGGCGCTATTGCGTTGAACGGGCCGCAGAAGGGTTTCATGTACTTGTTGCTCCTGGTGGCCGGCATCGGCTACTACCTGCCTAACGCGGTACTGGCGCACAAGGCGGCGGTGCGCTGCCGCGACATTTTTGAAAACTTCCCCGATGCGCTGGATTTGCTGACGGTGTGCGTGGAGGCGGGCCTGAGCCTGGAGCGCGCGCTGGCCAAGGTGGCCGGCGAGATCCACATCAAGAGCGTGGCGCTGGCGCAGGAGCTGCAACTGGCGCTGATGGAAATGCGCGCCGGCTTCACCAAGGAGCGCGCCTTGCGCAACCTGGCCTTGCGCAGCGGCGTGGAGGATGTGGACACGCTGGTGGCGATGCTGATCCAGTCCGAGCGTTTCGGCACCAGCATGGGCGATTCACTGCGCATCCATTCCGACAACCTGCGCAGCAAGCGTAGCGTGCTGGCCGAGGAAGCCGCCGCCAAGATCGCGTTGAAGCTGCTGTTCCCGCTGATCTTCTGCATTTTCCCGACCTTGATGCTGGTGCTGATCGGTCCCGCTGGCATTCAGGTTTATCGCATGATGCAGCAAACTCACTAG
- a CDS encoding LytR C-terminal domain-containing protein, with product MMKKSSLAACALLAACSGMQVDEPVADAITPLEQACMRDPLDPARWEQLAAALAVAGQRERAAVMYLQAASLRKYDVQQDYATLMQARDEAMGDSMPRTQLRRLGPALVEVLRSGETARAPASALAVRLEISNGNGVAGAAARLARSLEVDGVKTVRLSNLRPFVVPLSRIEYPREQRQVAQALGRRLGLRLEQQLEQRRAGSAYADMRIVLGHDSRYLK from the coding sequence ATGATGAAGAAATCATCTCTCGCTGCCTGTGCGCTGCTGGCGGCGTGCAGCGGCATGCAGGTTGATGAGCCGGTGGCGGATGCCATCACGCCGCTGGAGCAGGCCTGCATGCGTGATCCGCTCGATCCGGCGCGGTGGGAACAATTGGCTGCGGCGCTGGCTGTCGCTGGACAGCGCGAACGCGCCGCCGTCATGTATCTGCAGGCGGCGTCGCTGCGCAAGTACGATGTGCAGCAGGACTACGCCACGCTGATGCAGGCGCGCGATGAAGCGATGGGTGACAGCATGCCGCGCACGCAGCTCAGGCGTCTCGGCCCGGCGCTGGTGGAGGTGCTGCGCAGCGGGGAGACTGCGCGAGCGCCTGCGTCCGCGCTGGCGGTGCGGCTGGAGATCAGCAACGGCAATGGCGTTGCCGGCGCGGCTGCGCGGCTGGCCCGCTCACTGGAAGTGGACGGTGTGAAGACAGTGCGCTTGTCGAATCTGCGGCCGTTCGTGGTACCGCTCAGCCGCATCGAGTATCCGCGCGAGCAGCGGCAGGTGGCGCAGGCGCTGGGCCGGCGTCTCGGCCTGCGGCTGGAACAGCAGCTGGAGCAGCGGCGCGCCGGTTCGGCGTATGCCGACATGCGCATCGTGCTCGGTCACGACAGCCGGTATCTGAAATAA
- a CDS encoding GIN domain-containing protein has product MMKTYLKAAVMAAVLSSGSHAALADDIISESRSVDARAVKLELDGVISIKVKQGPAALTIYGEPEAIKKVVVEQSGETLHIGTQKMNSVHFGNKRELRAELTLPNLRAVTSGGVGSTEVSGFSGDNLRLSLEGAGSVKVDAQYRNLDVRLGGVGGITVNGGSSDSVDLQLNGAGRIEMTGQAKQLHASLGGVGSLDAQQLRADAIDINMSGLGSATVYAKTSANLKLTGMGSAKVYGNPTTRNASARGMGSVSWQ; this is encoded by the coding sequence ATGATGAAAACATACCTGAAGGCCGCAGTGATGGCGGCGGTACTGAGCAGCGGCAGCCACGCCGCGCTGGCCGACGACATCATCAGCGAGAGCCGCAGCGTGGATGCCCGTGCCGTCAAGCTGGAACTGGATGGCGTCATCAGCATCAAGGTGAAGCAAGGCCCGGCGGCGCTGACGATTTACGGCGAACCGGAAGCCATCAAGAAAGTGGTGGTCGAACAAAGCGGCGAGACGCTGCACATCGGCACCCAGAAAATGAATTCGGTCCACTTTGGGAACAAGCGCGAACTGCGCGCCGAACTGACGCTGCCCAATCTGCGCGCAGTCACGTCGGGCGGCGTGGGGTCGACCGAAGTCAGTGGATTCAGCGGCGACAATCTGCGCCTCTCGCTTGAAGGCGCGGGTTCGGTGAAAGTCGACGCACAGTATCGCAATCTCGACGTCAGGCTGGGCGGCGTGGGCGGCATCACCGTCAACGGCGGCAGCAGCGACAGCGTCGATTTGCAACTGAACGGCGCTGGTCGCATCGAGATGACAGGCCAGGCCAAGCAATTACACGCCAGTCTTGGCGGCGTGGGTAGTCTGGACGCGCAGCAGCTGCGCGCCGACGCCATCGACATCAATATGTCAGGCCTCGGCAGCGCCACGGTGTATGCGAAGACCAGCGCCAATCTGAAGTTGACGGGCATGGGGTCGGCCAAGGTGTATGGCAATCCGACCACGCGCAACGCCAGTGCACGCGGCATGGGTAGCGTGAGCTGGCAGTAA
- a CDS encoding LysR family transcriptional regulator, which translates to MPPSTDFDWNDIPLILALARSGSMSATGRQLGVDASTISRRIAAAEKALKLRLFIRDNTGYQLTDAGKTFVAHGEAVYGNVQSMLQASSQEAGATAGPVNITSIDFLFDYWLLEHVPALHAEHPHLQLTLQAENQNLSFTRREADFALRLGKPGEDAALVMRKLGDLGFAVYGHPKFADTPRACWGTQPWIAYADELAGTTEMQWLAAMSPQPRKVLKVNSLSTMVRACHAGVGMALLPCIMGQQQGLQRIGDQVEVLRDIWLLSHRDAGSIARFKTVSAWLSQTYAASEQLLCGAASHP; encoded by the coding sequence ATGCCCCCTAGTACCGACTTCGACTGGAACGACATCCCGCTGATCCTTGCCCTGGCCCGCAGCGGCAGCATGAGCGCCACCGGCCGCCAGTTGGGCGTGGACGCCTCCACCATCAGCCGCCGCATCGCCGCCGCCGAAAAGGCGCTGAAGCTGCGCCTGTTCATCCGCGATAACACCGGCTACCAGCTGACCGACGCCGGCAAGACCTTCGTCGCCCATGGCGAGGCGGTGTATGGCAACGTCCAGAGCATGTTGCAAGCCTCGTCGCAGGAAGCTGGCGCCACGGCCGGCCCGGTCAACATCACCTCGATCGACTTCCTGTTCGATTACTGGCTGCTGGAGCACGTCCCCGCGCTGCATGCCGAGCACCCGCATCTGCAACTGACCTTGCAGGCGGAAAACCAGAATCTGTCCTTCACCCGCCGCGAGGCCGACTTTGCCCTGCGTCTGGGCAAGCCGGGCGAAGACGCGGCGCTGGTGATGCGCAAGCTGGGCGATCTCGGCTTTGCCGTCTACGGTCATCCGAAGTTTGCCGACACCCCGCGCGCCTGCTGGGGCACCCAGCCGTGGATCGCCTACGCCGACGAGCTGGCCGGCACCACCGAAATGCAATGGCTGGCCGCGATGTCGCCGCAGCCGCGCAAAGTGCTCAAGGTGAACAGCCTGAGCACGATGGTGCGCGCCTGCCACGCCGGCGTCGGCATGGCGCTGCTGCCGTGCATCATGGGCCAGCAGCAAGGCTTGCAGCGCATCGGCGACCAGGTCGAGGTGCTGCGCGATATCTGGCTACTGAGCCACCGCGACGCCGGCTCAATCGCCCGCTTTAAAACCGTCTCGGCCTGGCTGTCGCAGACCTATGCCGCCAGCGAACAGCTGTTGTGCGGCGCAGCTTCGCACCCCTAA
- a CDS encoding alpha/beta fold hydrolase produces MNANVNLSRRTALFNSAGAAAAAVALPLAALGTAEAQAATAKGGPVTKTASTITTRDGVEIYYKDWGPRNGQPVVLSHGWPLNADSWESAAFFLANNGFRVITHDRRGHGRSSQPWEGNDMDHYADDLAQVIEALNLNNIILAGFSTGGGEVARYVGRHGTKRIAKLGLISAVPPLMLKTADNPDGTPLEVFDGIRAASVKDRGQLYLDLASGPFYNYNRPGAKPSQGIIQAWYAQGMQGGFKNTYDSIKAFSETDFREDLKKFDKPTLIIHGEDDQIVPIKAAGIASAKIVKHAKLITYPGAPHGLTDTHKEKFNNDFLAFAKS; encoded by the coding sequence ATGAACGCCAACGTCAACCTGTCCCGCCGTACCGCTCTGTTCAACTCCGCCGGCGCTGCCGCCGCCGCCGTGGCCCTGCCGCTGGCTGCCCTGGGCACCGCCGAAGCGCAAGCCGCTACCGCCAAGGGCGGCCCGGTGACCAAGACCGCCAGCACCATCACCACCCGCGACGGCGTCGAGATCTATTACAAAGACTGGGGCCCACGCAACGGCCAGCCAGTCGTGCTGAGCCACGGCTGGCCGCTGAATGCGGACAGCTGGGAATCGGCAGCGTTCTTCCTGGCCAATAACGGCTTCCGCGTGATTACCCACGACCGCCGCGGCCACGGCCGTTCCAGCCAGCCTTGGGAAGGCAACGACATGGACCACTACGCCGACGACCTGGCGCAAGTGATCGAAGCGCTGAACCTGAACAACATCATCCTGGCCGGCTTCTCGACCGGCGGCGGCGAAGTGGCGCGGTATGTCGGCCGTCACGGCACCAAGCGCATCGCCAAGCTGGGCCTGATTTCGGCAGTGCCGCCGCTGATGCTGAAAACCGCCGACAATCCGGACGGCACACCGCTGGAAGTATTCGATGGCATCCGCGCCGCCTCGGTCAAGGACCGTGGCCAGCTGTACCTGGACCTGGCCTCCGGCCCGTTCTACAACTACAACCGTCCTGGCGCCAAACCATCGCAAGGCATCATCCAGGCCTGGTATGCACAGGGTATGCAAGGTGGCTTCAAAAACACCTACGACTCGATCAAAGCCTTCTCGGAAACCGACTTCCGCGAAGACCTGAAAAAGTTCGACAAGCCGACTCTGATCATCCACGGTGAAGACGACCAGATCGTGCCGATCAAAGCCGCCGGCATCGCCTCGGCCAAGATCGTGAAACACGCCAAGCTGATCACCTACCCCGGCGCGCCACACGGTTTGACCGACACGCACAAAGAGAAGTTCAACAACGACTTCCTGGCCTTCGCCAAATCGTAA
- a CDS encoding TonB-dependent receptor: MMKETVLAHSVRQMFAGGLAIATLSMMAHVQAQEAQGPIQRVEITGSSIKRATAETASPVQVISRDDLMKSGKATVADYLQTLTADGAGSLPTGFGNGFAAGSTAISLRGLGATSTLVLLNGRRMAPFARADDGQKSFTDLSTVPMQIVERIEILKDGASSTYGADAIAGVVNIILRKDFTGLTFKADTGASRYSDAQQHKASVTYGKGNLDEDKYNFVVNAEYFKSDPLMNSDRKDRAYIGKGDLRPYGYPIGTQFASGYISGNNNAAASPVGAIRNPTTLDYVSLPGCSKLSTASPQDPKGGCLWYQDQFRSMQPNIEGINLYTRGTWQVNENTQAYAEAGYSQRNTSFTLTPPSITPTVAFPPNATNPTGVINYGSGAGTTIVLAPSHPQNPFGAAARVRYSAFDVGPSTRAVDNNFTRFVVGLKGSALGWDYDTGFTHSESKLDLDYSNMLNMAVVKAALGDPTSKYFPYYIGDQASKNPASLYAAMVTHAYSHSSTKLDIIDFKATRSLMTLPGGDLGLAVGAEHRRDKLSNPSLSGTENGTINASYVAAFGDTKVSAVYAELLAPVLQTVELSAAVRYDKYDRFSSTTPKAGVKWTPVKSFALRGTYSEGFRAPGPAENSAMSQSTGTSTVRDPIRCPNGTPLPGATSTDCAASVAAVKIGDPNLRPETSKGLTLGLVWDPLNDLSLSLDGWKIKRSDEINPLPYNEAAALPTAIRADNNLVINGAVVPNSGTLLITKAPYRNSSFTEVKGVDLDVKQRLRLGDYGRGSVGLTWTHVASWVRAESATVRYQFAGTHGNCDTSNCAGTPKDKISVNASWDPSQAWNFSAIANYRSDMKNVLFEGDLCASKLASGADAPNGCKIASFTTVDLSARWNVSKQFQLFASINNVFDKVAPLDPLTYGGMSYNPMDASGAIGRYFKVGASYKFF; encoded by the coding sequence ATGATGAAAGAAACAGTGCTGGCACATTCGGTGCGCCAGATGTTTGCAGGCGGTCTCGCCATCGCCACGTTGAGCATGATGGCGCATGTGCAGGCGCAGGAAGCCCAAGGGCCGATCCAGCGCGTGGAGATCACCGGTTCCAGTATCAAACGTGCAACTGCCGAGACTGCATCGCCGGTGCAAGTGATTTCCCGCGATGATCTGATGAAGTCGGGCAAGGCCACCGTGGCCGATTACCTGCAAACCCTGACCGCTGACGGCGCCGGTTCGCTGCCGACCGGTTTCGGTAACGGTTTCGCCGCTGGTTCGACCGCCATTTCGCTGCGCGGCCTGGGTGCGACCTCGACCCTGGTGCTGCTGAACGGCCGCCGCATGGCGCCATTCGCCCGTGCCGATGACGGCCAGAAGAGCTTCACCGACTTGTCGACCGTGCCGATGCAAATCGTCGAGCGCATCGAGATCCTGAAGGACGGCGCGTCGTCCACCTACGGCGCCGATGCAATCGCCGGCGTGGTCAACATCATTCTGCGCAAGGACTTCACCGGTCTGACCTTTAAGGCTGACACCGGCGCGTCGCGCTACAGCGATGCTCAGCAGCATAAGGCATCGGTCACCTACGGCAAAGGCAACCTTGACGAAGACAAGTACAACTTCGTGGTCAACGCCGAGTACTTCAAATCGGACCCACTGATGAACAGCGACCGCAAGGACCGCGCCTACATCGGCAAGGGTGACCTGCGTCCATATGGCTACCCAATCGGCACCCAGTTCGCATCCGGCTACATCAGCGGCAACAACAACGCCGCCGCCAGCCCGGTCGGCGCGATCCGCAACCCGACCACGCTGGACTACGTGTCGCTGCCAGGCTGCTCCAAGCTGTCGACCGCGTCGCCGCAAGATCCTAAGGGCGGCTGCCTGTGGTATCAGGACCAGTTCCGCTCGATGCAGCCGAACATCGAAGGCATCAACCTGTACACCCGCGGCACCTGGCAGGTCAACGAGAACACCCAGGCGTATGCGGAAGCCGGCTATTCGCAGCGCAACACCTCGTTCACGCTGACCCCGCCGTCGATCACCCCGACCGTGGCGTTCCCGCCGAACGCGACCAATCCTACCGGCGTGATCAACTACGGCTCCGGCGCCGGCACCACCATCGTGCTGGCCCCGTCGCACCCGCAGAATCCGTTCGGCGCCGCCGCCCGCGTGCGCTACAGCGCGTTCGACGTCGGCCCAAGCACCCGCGCCGTGGACAACAACTTCACCCGCTTCGTGGTTGGCCTGAAGGGCTCGGCACTGGGCTGGGACTACGACACCGGCTTCACCCACTCCGAGTCCAAGCTGGACCTGGACTACAGCAATATGCTGAACATGGCCGTGGTCAAGGCGGCGCTGGGCGATCCGACCAGCAAGTACTTCCCGTACTACATCGGCGACCAGGCCTCGAAAAACCCGGCCTCGCTGTATGCAGCGATGGTGACCCACGCTTACTCGCACTCGTCGACCAAGCTGGACATCATCGACTTCAAGGCCACCCGTTCGCTGATGACCTTGCCAGGCGGCGACCTCGGCTTGGCAGTCGGTGCGGAACACCGCCGCGACAAGCTGTCGAACCCATCGCTGTCGGGTACCGAAAACGGCACCATCAACGCCAGCTATGTGGCAGCGTTTGGCGACACCAAGGTGTCGGCGGTCTACGCTGAATTGCTGGCGCCGGTTCTGCAAACCGTGGAACTGTCGGCTGCCGTGCGTTACGACAAATACGACCGTTTCTCGTCGACCACGCCGAAAGCCGGCGTGAAATGGACCCCGGTGAAGAGCTTCGCCCTGCGCGGTACCTACTCGGAAGGCTTCCGTGCACCAGGCCCGGCAGAAAACAGCGCAATGTCGCAATCGACCGGTACCTCGACCGTGCGCGATCCGATCCGTTGCCCGAACGGCACGCCGCTGCCAGGCGCGACCTCGACCGATTGCGCGGCGTCCGTGGCTGCTGTGAAAATCGGCGATCCTAACCTGCGTCCGGAAACCTCGAAAGGCCTGACCCTGGGCTTGGTGTGGGATCCGCTGAACGACCTGTCGCTGTCGCTGGACGGCTGGAAGATCAAACGTTCCGACGAGATCAACCCGCTGCCGTACAACGAAGCGGCGGCACTGCCGACCGCGATCCGCGCCGACAACAACCTGGTCATCAATGGCGCGGTGGTGCCAAACAGCGGCACGCTGCTGATCACCAAGGCGCCGTACCGCAATTCCAGCTTCACCGAAGTCAAAGGTGTCGACCTGGATGTGAAACAGCGTCTGCGCCTGGGCGACTATGGCCGCGGCAGCGTTGGCCTGACCTGGACCCACGTGGCATCGTGGGTACGCGCCGAGTCCGCCACCGTGCGTTACCAGTTCGCCGGCACCCACGGCAACTGCGACACCTCGAACTGCGCCGGTACGCCGAAAGACAAGATCAGCGTCAACGCATCGTGGGATCCTAGCCAGGCCTGGAACTTCAGCGCCATCGCCAACTACCGTTCGGACATGAAAAACGTGCTGTTCGAAGGCGACCTGTGCGCATCGAAACTGGCCAGTGGTGCTGATGCACCGAACGGTTGCAAAATCGCTTCGTTCACCACGGTTGACCTGTCGGCCCGTTGGAACGTGAGCAAACAGTTCCAACTGTTCGCTTCGATCAACAACGTGTTCGACAAAGTCGCTCCGCTGGATCCGCTGACCTACGGCGGCATGAGCTACAACCCGATGGATGCAAGCGGCGCGATTGGCCGTTACTTCAAAGTCGGCGCCAGCTACAAGTTCTTCTGA